From one Musa acuminata AAA Group cultivar baxijiao chromosome BXJ2-6, Cavendish_Baxijiao_AAA, whole genome shotgun sequence genomic stretch:
- the LOC103987893 gene encoding UDP-glucuronic acid decarboxylase 1 isoform X1: MKQLHKQSSLNQNQQIPTYAAKPAKPQARPSSASSSPSFLRAAAGYLLREQRLLFVLAGAVIASTFFLLQPYYHSSTSGLQPSDHLAHRHPSSSSSFGGGDAALGGSGKRMPVGLKKPSKRVVVTGGAGFVGSHLVDKLLSRGDSVIVIDNFFTGRKENVVHHFGNPRFELIRHDVVEPILLEVDEIYHLACPASPVHYKYNPIKTIKTNVMGTLNMLGLAKRIGARFLLTSTSEVYGDPLEHPQKETYWGHVNPIGVRSCYDEGKRTAETLTMDYHRGAEVEVRIARIFNTYGPRMCLDDGRVVSNFVAQALRKEPMTVYGDGKQTRSFQFVSDLVDGLVALMEGEHIGPFNLGNPGEFTMLELAEVVKEVVDPSATIEFRPNTADDPHMRKPDISKPKELLNWEPKVTLHEGLPLMVGPILRRLWAPTVAQLSRDPRSIERFASLIDESRRI, encoded by the exons ATGAAGCAGCTCCACAAGCAAAGCAGCCTCAATCAGAACCAACAGATCCCCACGTACGCCGCCAAGCCAGCCAAGCCGCAGGCCcgcccctcctccgcctcctcgtcTCCCTCCTTTTTACGTGCCGCCGCCGGCTACCTCCTCCGGGAGCAGCGCCTCCTCTTCGTCCTCGCCGGCGCTGTCATCGCCTCCACCTTCTTCCTTCTTCAACCCTACTATCACTCCTCCACCTCCGGACTCCAGCCCTCTGATCACCTCGCCCACCGCCatccgtcctcctcctcctccttcggcgGCGGCGATGCCGCCTTGGGTGGTAGTGGGAAAAGGATGCCGGTGGGGCTGAAGAAGCCGTCGAAGCGAGTCGTGGTCACGGGGGGCGCCGGCTTCGTCGGGAGCCACCTGGTCGACAAGCTGCTGTCCAGGGGGGATAGCGTGATCGTGATCGATAATTTCTTCACCGGGAGGAAGGAGAACGTGGTGCATCATTTCGGGAACCCGAGGTTCGAGCTGATCCGCCATGACGTTGTCGAGCCGATCTTGCTGGAGGTGGACGAGATCTACCATCTCGCATGCCCGGCTTCGCCGGTGCATTACAAGTATAACCCCATCAAGACTATC AAGACAAATGTGATGGGAACATTGAACATGTTGGGATTGGCAAAGAGAATTGGAGCGCGATTCCTGTTGACAAGTACCAGCGAGGTGTATGGTGATCCACTTGAGCATCCACAGAAGGAGACATACTGGGGCCATGTCAATCCTATAG GTGTTAGGAGTTGCTATGATGAAGGAAAGAGAACAGCAGAAACTTTGACCATGGATTACCATCGTGGTGCTGAAGTTGAG GTCCGTATTGCACGAATATTCAATACATACGGACCTCGTATGTGCCTAGATGATGGCCGGGTTGTCAGTAACTTTGTTGCGCAG GCACTTCGTAAAGAACCTATGACAGTTTATGGTGATGGGAAGCAAACTCGAAGCTTCCAATTTGTTTCAGACTTG GTTGATGGATTAGTGGCTCTTATGGAAGGTGAGCACATTGGACCTTTCAACTTGGGTAATCCAGGAGAGTTCACCATGCTGGAGCTAGCTGAG GTTGTGAAAGAAGTTGTTGATCCTTCTGCAACCATAGAATTCAGACCTAACACTGCAGATGATCCACATATGAGAAAACCTGACATATCGAAGCCAAAAGAACTGCTGAACTGGGAACCAAAGGTTACACTGCATGAAGGGCTGCCCCTAATG GTGGGGCCCATTTTACGGCGACTATGGGCCCCGACTGTGGCCCAACTGTCCCGTGATCCTCGCTCCATCGAACGGTTCGCGTCGCTGATTGATGAATCCCGACGAATCTGA
- the LOC103987892 gene encoding aquaporin TIP1-2-like, with protein sequence MPILRITIGTPEEARHPTALKAALAEFISVLIFVFAGQGSGMAFNKLTDDGSTTPAGLVSASLAHGFGLYVAVAVGANISGGHVNPAVTFGAFLGGNITLLRGILYWIAQLLGSVVACLLLKFATGGLETTPFSLSSSVTVWNALVFEIVMTFGLVYTVYATAIDPKKGNLGIIAPLAIGLIVGANILAGGAFDGASMNPAVSFGPAVVSWTWDNHWVYWVGPLLGGGIAALVYDGVFIGFGTHEQLPTTDY encoded by the exons ATGCCGATCCTTCGCATAACGATCGGAACGCCAGAGGAGGCGCGCCACCCTACCGCGCTTAAAGCCGCTCTCGCCGAGTTCATCTCCGTGCTCATTTTCGTCTTCGCCGGCCAGGGATCGGGGATGGCGTTCA ATAAGCTCACGGATGATGGCTCCACAACCCCAGCGGGGTTGGTGTCGGCGTCCTTGGCCCATGGCTTCGGCCTCTACGTCGCAGTAGCCGTCGGGGCCAACATCTCCGGCGGCCACGTCAACCCGGCCGTCACCTTCGGCGCCTTCCTCGGTGGCAACATCACGCTGCTTCGGGGCATTTTGTACTGGATCGCGCAGCTGCTCGGCTCCGTGGTCGCCTGCCTGCTTCTCAAGTTCGCCACCGGCGGCCTG GAAACGACGCCCTTCTCGCTGTCGAGCAGCGTGACCGTGTGGAACGCGTTGGTGTTTGAGATCGTGATGACCTTCGGGCTGGTGTACACGGTCTACGCGACGGCCATAGATCCGAAGAAGGGCAACCTGGGAATCATCGCGCCCCTCGCGATCGGGCTCATCGTGGGTGCCAACATCCTGGCAGGCGGGGCGTTCGACGGCGCCTCCATGAACCCGGCCGTCTCCTTCGGCCCCGCGGTGGTCAGCTGGACCTGGGACAATCACTGGGTATACTGGGTCGGCCCGTTGCTCGGCGGGGGCATCGCGGCCTTGGTCTACGACGGCGTCTTCATCGGCTTCGGCACCCATGAGCAGCTCCCTACCACAGACTACTAG
- the LOC103987893 gene encoding UDP-glucuronic acid decarboxylase 1 isoform X2, which yields MKQLHKQSSLNQNQQIPTYAAKPAKPQARPSSASSSPSFLRAAAGYLLREQRLLFVLAGAVIASTFFLLQPYYHSSTSGLQPSDHLAHRHPSSSSSFGGGDAALGGSGKRMPVGLKKPSKRVVVTGGAGFVGSHLVDKLLSRGDSVIVIDNFFTGRKENVVHHFGNPRFELIRHDVVEPILLEVDEIYHLACPASPVHYKYNPIKTIKTNVMGTLNMLGLAKRIGARFLLTSTSEVYGDPLEHPQKETYWGHVNPIGVRSCYDEGKRTAETLTMDYHRGAEVEVRIARIFNTYGPRMCLDDGRVVSNFVAQALRKEPMTVYGDGKQTRSFQFVSDLVDGLVALMEGEHIGPFNLGNPGEFTMLELAEVVKEVVDPSATIEFRPNTADDPHMRKPDISKPKELLNWEPKVTLHEGLPLMVTDFSKRILSAEK from the exons ATGAAGCAGCTCCACAAGCAAAGCAGCCTCAATCAGAACCAACAGATCCCCACGTACGCCGCCAAGCCAGCCAAGCCGCAGGCCcgcccctcctccgcctcctcgtcTCCCTCCTTTTTACGTGCCGCCGCCGGCTACCTCCTCCGGGAGCAGCGCCTCCTCTTCGTCCTCGCCGGCGCTGTCATCGCCTCCACCTTCTTCCTTCTTCAACCCTACTATCACTCCTCCACCTCCGGACTCCAGCCCTCTGATCACCTCGCCCACCGCCatccgtcctcctcctcctccttcggcgGCGGCGATGCCGCCTTGGGTGGTAGTGGGAAAAGGATGCCGGTGGGGCTGAAGAAGCCGTCGAAGCGAGTCGTGGTCACGGGGGGCGCCGGCTTCGTCGGGAGCCACCTGGTCGACAAGCTGCTGTCCAGGGGGGATAGCGTGATCGTGATCGATAATTTCTTCACCGGGAGGAAGGAGAACGTGGTGCATCATTTCGGGAACCCGAGGTTCGAGCTGATCCGCCATGACGTTGTCGAGCCGATCTTGCTGGAGGTGGACGAGATCTACCATCTCGCATGCCCGGCTTCGCCGGTGCATTACAAGTATAACCCCATCAAGACTATC AAGACAAATGTGATGGGAACATTGAACATGTTGGGATTGGCAAAGAGAATTGGAGCGCGATTCCTGTTGACAAGTACCAGCGAGGTGTATGGTGATCCACTTGAGCATCCACAGAAGGAGACATACTGGGGCCATGTCAATCCTATAG GTGTTAGGAGTTGCTATGATGAAGGAAAGAGAACAGCAGAAACTTTGACCATGGATTACCATCGTGGTGCTGAAGTTGAG GTCCGTATTGCACGAATATTCAATACATACGGACCTCGTATGTGCCTAGATGATGGCCGGGTTGTCAGTAACTTTGTTGCGCAG GCACTTCGTAAAGAACCTATGACAGTTTATGGTGATGGGAAGCAAACTCGAAGCTTCCAATTTGTTTCAGACTTG GTTGATGGATTAGTGGCTCTTATGGAAGGTGAGCACATTGGACCTTTCAACTTGGGTAATCCAGGAGAGTTCACCATGCTGGAGCTAGCTGAG GTTGTGAAAGAAGTTGTTGATCCTTCTGCAACCATAGAATTCAGACCTAACACTGCAGATGATCCACATATGAGAAAACCTGACATATCGAAGCCAAAAGAACTGCTGAACTGGGAACCAAAGGTTACACTGCATGAAGGGCTGCCCCTAATGGTGACCGACTTCTCAAAGCGGATCTTAAGCGCTGAGAAATGA